In Natranaerobius trueperi, a single window of DNA contains:
- a CDS encoding DUF1540 domain-containing protein has translation MEKRNQPIDGVKCVVDSCYYWHQGNQCVAKTIEVQPPGAKDIQETDCATFYPNN, from the coding sequence TTGGAAAAACGTAACCAACCGATTGATGGCGTTAAGTGTGTAGTCGATAGTTGCTATTACTGGCACCAAGGAAACCAGTGTGTTGCCAAAACTATTGAAGTACAGCCACCAGGTGCTAAAGACATCCAAGAAACGGATTGTGCTACTTTTTATCCAAATAACTAA
- a CDS encoding ferritin family protein — protein sequence MTNSLSQKEQQLLQEAKEYEELCVAKYQTYANQLSDQELSNLFQKLADKERSHYDQIDQILQQYGQQQQN from the coding sequence TTGACTAATTCACTATCACAAAAAGAGCAACAGCTCCTCCAGGAAGCAAAGGAATATGAAGAACTTTGTGTAGCAAAATATCAAACTTATGCTAATCAGTTATCAGATCAAGAACTAAGTAACCTATTTCAAAAATTAGCCGACAAAGAAAGATCCCATTATGATCAAATTGATCAGATTTTACAACAATATGGACAACAACAGCAAAATTAA
- a CDS encoding glutamine synthetase: MKREEIMAEVKDKNVEFIRLQFTDITGVLKNVALTVSGLSSHAFNRGMKAFF; the protein is encoded by the coding sequence ATGAAACGAGAAGAGATTATGGCTGAAGTTAAAGATAAAAATGTGGAATTTATTAGACTACAGTTTACTGATATAACAGGTGTACTTAAAAATGTTGCTCTTACAGTATCAGGGCTTTCATCCCACGCTTTCAATCGTGGGATGAAAGCCTTTTTTTAA
- a CDS encoding Asp23/Gls24 family envelope stress response protein, which translates to MADKETNVGKVNNLSTAEKEDNVEIVDDVIAIIAGIAANKVEGVKGMTGGSFVGNIAERMGKKDLGKGVKITTEENEVHVAISIVVQYGVKIHETAKEVQKAIREAIQSMTGLEVPAVQVNVQGVEMDQESESEYETME; encoded by the coding sequence ATGGCTGATAAAGAAACAAATGTTGGTAAGGTGAATAATCTTTCCACTGCGGAAAAGGAAGATAATGTTGAAATAGTAGATGATGTCATTGCAATAATCGCTGGAATCGCTGCTAATAAAGTAGAAGGTGTTAAAGGTATGACTGGTGGATCATTTGTAGGTAACATTGCAGAAAGAATGGGTAAAAAAGATCTTGGTAAAGGTGTAAAAATAACTACTGAAGAAAATGAAGTACATGTTGCTATTAGTATTGTAGTACAGTATGGCGTTAAGATTCATGAAACTGCAAAAGAAGTACAAAAAGCAATTAGAGAAGCTATTCAATCCATGACTGGATTAGAGGTTCCTGCTGTTCAAGTTAATGTTCAGGGTGTTGAAATGGACCAAGAATCTGAAAGTGAATATGAAACAATGGAATAA
- a CDS encoding SpoIIE family protein phosphatase → MGFFIDYAYDYINKNKEELSRDNIEIIETREDTIIILSDGLGTTTRKARTMLEGGATLYETIETITSTLPFCNVRKLAYSTLTILKISKSGKTHIVEYDNPPVFFIRDGRLVNLNKKERIIHGKKILESKVQLIKGDSIVLVSDGVINAGEGEVLTSGWQWENVAKYLVKQSKIEKCSKLISKRVIDTANFLSNEKPGDDTSIVVVKARETEKLQVFTGPPKDQNDDSKLVQKILQSKGKKIICGGTAANIVSRETGRDIEVDVTTGTDEVPPVAKIEGFDLVTEGVLTLSKVLENIDDYLVDTHLKDSSWSSQSKDGASRLTKLFIEDCTHMHFYVGEAINKAHQNPDLPDLGIKTQVIKGIKERLENMGKKVTIEYY, encoded by the coding sequence TTGGGTTTTTTTATAGATTATGCTTATGATTATATTAATAAGAACAAAGAAGAGCTATCTAGGGACAATATAGAAATTATTGAAACTCGTGAAGATACTATAATTATTTTATCTGATGGCCTCGGAACAACTACAAGAAAAGCTAGAACTATGTTAGAAGGTGGAGCAACTTTATATGAAACAATTGAAACAATAACGAGTACACTACCATTTTGTAATGTTCGTAAATTAGCCTACTCTACCTTAACAATCTTAAAGATATCAAAGAGTGGAAAGACCCATATTGTAGAATATGATAACCCACCTGTCTTTTTTATCAGAGATGGTAGGTTAGTCAATCTAAATAAAAAAGAACGAATAATACATGGTAAAAAAATATTAGAAAGTAAAGTCCAGCTAATAAAGGGTGATAGTATAGTCCTTGTTAGTGATGGAGTAATAAATGCAGGGGAAGGAGAGGTACTTACCTCAGGTTGGCAGTGGGAAAATGTAGCCAAGTATTTAGTTAAACAATCAAAAATAGAAAAATGTTCCAAGTTGATTTCTAAAAGAGTTATAGATACAGCAAACTTTTTATCTAATGAAAAACCAGGGGACGATACTTCAATTGTTGTTGTAAAAGCTCGTGAAACTGAAAAATTACAAGTTTTTACAGGTCCACCGAAAGATCAAAATGATGACTCTAAACTGGTACAAAAAATTTTACAATCAAAAGGTAAAAAGATTATTTGCGGCGGAACTGCAGCAAATATAGTAAGTAGAGAAACGGGTAGAGATATAGAAGTTGATGTTACAACTGGTACAGATGAGGTACCACCTGTTGCTAAAATTGAGGGGTTTGATTTAGTAACAGAAGGTGTGCTCACATTATCAAAAGTACTTGAAAATATAGATGACTACTTAGTTGATACCCACTTAAAAGATTCTTCTTGGAGTTCACAGTCAAAAGATGGTGCATCCCGTTTAACAAAACTTTTTATTGAGGACTGTACACATATGCATTTTTATGTAGGCGAGGCCATAAATAAAGCCCATCAAAATCCTGACTTACCGGACCTAGGGATTAAAACTCAAGTTATTAAAGGTATTAAAGAAAGGTTAGAGAATATGGGTAAAAAAGTTACTATAGAATATTATTAA
- a CDS encoding spore coat protein — translation MFQNNQNQQGNQKQKSQDQLADQAILHDMLMTEKHISSYYDVTVLESARPQIRQALQHIQQEEQQHAEEIYQAMEKRGWYN, via the coding sequence TTGTTTCAAAACAACCAAAACCAGCAAGGTAATCAAAAACAAAAAAGTCAGGACCAGCTCGCAGATCAAGCAATTCTACATGATATGCTAATGACAGAAAAGCATATTTCTTCATATTATGATGTAACTGTACTAGAAAGTGCTAGACCTCAAATTCGACAAGCTTTACAACATATTCAACAAGAAGAACAACAACATGCAGAAGAGATATACCAAGCTATGGAAAAACGTGGCTGGTACAATTAA
- a CDS encoding gamma-glutamyl-gamma-aminobutyrate hydrolase family protein: MSVPIIGVTAYHDYETFSTKIKHTNTKCIEDSGAIPVVLPNPSEGLLKNLDKLDHLIEKLDGILLTGGEDPDPYFFNEEPKEGQGKIEPGRDELELYLIKKAIEKTIPILAICRGMQIVNIALGGTCYQDLKEKTDMKHKQSAPTNYATHNINIESNSLLKDICNKSSVRVNSFHHQGIKDLASGVIATAYSQDGLVEAIEYNGFILGVQWHPETLGDHLAGKHLIDYFIKELVNK; encoded by the coding sequence ATGAGTGTTCCCATAATAGGGGTGACTGCCTATCATGATTATGAAACCTTTAGTACTAAAATAAAACATACTAATACAAAATGTATAGAAGATAGTGGTGCTATTCCTGTAGTTTTACCTAACCCAAGTGAAGGGTTATTAAAAAATTTAGATAAACTAGACCATCTAATAGAAAAACTTGACGGGATTTTACTTACTGGTGGTGAAGACCCTGATCCTTACTTTTTTAATGAAGAACCTAAAGAAGGTCAAGGTAAGATAGAACCAGGTAGGGATGAGCTTGAGCTTTATCTTATAAAAAAAGCCATTGAAAAAACTATTCCTATATTAGCAATTTGTCGTGGGATGCAAATTGTGAATATAGCTTTAGGTGGTACCTGTTATCAAGATTTAAAAGAAAAAACAGATATGAAACATAAACAAAGTGCCCCAACAAATTATGCTACTCATAATATTAATATTGAATCAAATAGCTTATTAAAAGATATTTGTAACAAAAGTTCTGTTAGGGTTAATAGTTTTCACCATCAAGGTATTAAAGATCTTGCTTCTGGTGTTATTGCTACTGCTTATTCACAAGATGGATTAGTAGAGGCTATAGAATATAATGGTTTTATATTGGGTGTACAGTGGCACCCAGAAACTTTAGGTGATCATCTAGCTGGAAAACACTTAATTGATTACTTTATTAAAGAACTAGTAAATAAATAA
- a CDS encoding DUF3810 domain-containing protein produces the protein MKRFIKPSLYRLLILGLIISLLQDRFPSIIESFYSTTVYYWVIRPYSLLTGVVPFSIAELLIIFITCFIIYQLINKVTIMIITPRQFLNELPKKLTRLGTIIAVIFVVFNFMWGFNYNRYTFEEISDIHVEDTTVVELKNLALSLTNRANELRKQVEEDENGVMKISDGFWDMFNRADKGFLIASETYPELSGNYGRPKGVILSPLLSYAGIGGFYFPFTAEANVNINMPHHMIPFTINHEMAHQAGFAREDEANYIAYLTSTKHPDPDFQYSGVMMALTYTMNVLHRYDVNTWLEIRSEYSDGLRRDIKAAREYQKHYDGTTREVSTRLNNTYLVANRQDEGVQSYGKMVDLLIAKHRLDILE, from the coding sequence ATGAAAAGATTTATTAAACCAAGTCTTTATAGACTATTAATATTAGGTTTAATTATATCCCTACTTCAAGATCGATTTCCTTCAATTATCGAATCTTTTTATTCAACAACAGTATACTACTGGGTTATTAGACCTTATAGTTTATTAACAGGAGTAGTTCCCTTTTCGATAGCTGAACTTTTAATTATTTTTATAACCTGTTTTATTATCTATCAGCTAATTAATAAAGTAACAATTATGATAATTACCCCAAGACAGTTTTTAAATGAACTACCTAAAAAGTTAACACGCTTAGGAACTATCATAGCAGTTATTTTTGTTGTCTTTAACTTTATGTGGGGCTTTAATTATAATAGATATACTTTTGAAGAAATTTCTGATATCCATGTTGAAGATACTACTGTAGTGGAACTAAAAAACTTAGCTTTAAGCTTAACTAACCGGGCGAATGAGTTACGTAAGCAAGTAGAAGAAGATGAAAATGGTGTAATGAAAATTTCAGATGGTTTTTGGGATATGTTTAATAGAGCTGATAAAGGTTTTTTAATTGCATCTGAGACATATCCAGAGCTTTCTGGTAATTATGGTAGACCAAAAGGTGTGATATTATCTCCTTTACTTTCTTATGCAGGAATAGGTGGATTTTATTTTCCTTTTACAGCAGAAGCTAATGTAAATATCAATATGCCACATCATATGATTCCTTTTACTATTAATCATGAAATGGCTCATCAAGCTGGTTTTGCAAGAGAAGATGAAGCAAATTATATAGCTTATTTAACTAGTACTAAACATCCTGATCCCGATTTTCAATATTCTGGTGTTATGATGGCACTAACTTATACTATGAATGTTTTACACAGGTATGATGTTAATACTTGGTTAGAGATCAGAAGTGAATATAGTGATGGTCTAAGACGAGATATAAAAGCAGCAAGAGAATATCAAAAGCACTATGATGGCACCACACGAGAAGTTTCAACTAGATTAAATAACACTTATCTAGTTGCAAATCGACAAGATGAAGGAGTACAAAGCTATGGTAAAATGGTAGATTTATTGATAGCAAAACATAGATTAGATATTTTGGAATAA
- the hflX gene encoding GTPase HflX, translating into MKNDKSLERAVAVGLCLTDEHIRFSTEESLEELERLANTASIEVVTQVIQKRRKPHPGYFIGKGKARELSLICEELSCDIAIFDDELSPAQTRNLEEELEVTVWDRTALILDIFNRRANSKEAKLQVELAQLEYLLPRLVGRGEELSRLAGGIGTRGSGEQKLEIDRRHIREQIQEKKRKLTEVRKRRQESRNYRKKQNLPVISLVGYTNAGKSTLLSKLTDTNVTAKDELFNTLDPKLAKLELPSGSKSLVSDTVGFINKLPHHLVAAFRATLEEVEEADLILHVIDASSNHMDEEIEAVEEVLKTLEIEKTPTIKVYNKIDQVNDPDPNLYSNYPYEIPISALNKQNFSELLKAIQTQLEKHWVRKYFEFPIHREDLKARLHQVGEVLDVEYNETSILVYVRIPPEEEKRLTQELENH; encoded by the coding sequence ATGAAAAATGATAAAAGCTTAGAAAGAGCTGTAGCTGTTGGTCTTTGTTTAACAGATGAACATATAAGATTTAGTACAGAAGAATCACTAGAAGAATTAGAACGACTAGCTAATACAGCTAGTATTGAAGTGGTTACTCAAGTAATTCAAAAACGACGTAAACCACATCCAGGCTATTTTATAGGTAAGGGAAAAGCAAGGGAACTTTCACTTATTTGTGAAGAGCTTTCATGTGATATAGCGATTTTTGATGATGAACTATCACCTGCACAAACTAGAAATTTAGAGGAAGAGTTAGAAGTTACTGTTTGGGATAGAACAGCACTTATTTTAGATATTTTTAATAGAAGAGCCAATTCAAAAGAGGCAAAACTACAGGTAGAGCTAGCTCAATTAGAATATTTACTACCACGACTTGTAGGTAGAGGAGAAGAATTAAGTAGGCTTGCAGGTGGTATCGGAACTAGAGGTAGTGGTGAACAAAAACTAGAGATAGATAGACGTCATATAAGAGAACAGATTCAAGAAAAAAAGAGAAAATTAACTGAAGTACGAAAAAGAAGACAGGAAAGTAGAAACTACCGTAAAAAACAAAACCTACCTGTAATATCGTTAGTAGGTTATACAAATGCAGGAAAATCCACACTTCTATCTAAACTTACAGATACAAATGTTACAGCTAAAGATGAACTTTTTAATACATTAGATCCAAAGCTAGCTAAACTAGAACTTCCATCAGGTTCTAAATCACTTGTATCTGATACAGTTGGGTTTATTAATAAGTTACCTCATCATTTAGTAGCGGCCTTTAGAGCTACTTTAGAAGAAGTAGAAGAAGCTGATTTAATCCTTCATGTAATAGATGCTTCAAGCAATCATATGGATGAAGAAATAGAAGCTGTTGAAGAAGTTTTGAAAACTTTAGAGATAGAAAAAACTCCAACTATTAAAGTATATAACAAGATTGATCAGGTTAATGACCCTGATCCTAATTTATATTCTAATTATCCTTATGAGATACCAATTTCAGCTTTAAATAAACAGAACTTTTCAGAGCTATTAAAAGCTATTCAAACTCAACTTGAAAAACATTGGGTAAGAAAGTATTTTGAGTTTCCAATACACAGAGAAGACTTAAAAGCACGACTACATCAAGTAGGTGAAGTATTAGATGTAGAATATAATGAAACTTCTATACTTGTATATGTTAGAATTCCTCCTGAAGAAGAAAAAAGGCTTACCCAGGAGTTAGAAAATCACTAA
- a CDS encoding coenzyme F420-0:L-glutamate ligase — MNKIKLIPIRTHLITNKDDIVEVIENYTKKIVTDKDVICIAESVLAISQGRYFKPSKINPSILSRTLCHYTKRDGNLTNPASMELAAKEVGKVRLLLGAILGGAGKLLLKKDGVFYQLAGSEVARIDDVARTMHPFDHYIVLGPKEPEKVSKQIAEKTNASCAIVDVNDLGFVDVLGASSGLDKDKLEELLKTNPFGNDDQNTPITIIKNYFSH; from the coding sequence ATGAATAAAATAAAATTAATACCTATTAGAACACATTTAATTACTAATAAAGATGATATTGTTGAAGTTATTGAAAACTATACAAAAAAGATTGTTACAGATAAGGACGTTATTTGTATAGCTGAAAGTGTTCTAGCTATCAGTCAAGGACGTTATTTCAAACCTAGTAAAATTAATCCTAGTATACTTTCTAGAACTTTATGCCATTATACAAAACGTGATGGAAATCTAACAAACCCAGCTTCTATGGAACTTGCCGCAAAAGAAGTGGGTAAAGTTCGACTTTTATTAGGTGCTATATTAGGCGGTGCAGGAAAGTTATTATTAAAAAAAGACGGTGTTTTTTATCAACTTGCAGGTTCTGAAGTCGCTAGAATTGATGATGTTGCACGCACTATGCACCCTTTTGATCACTATATAGTACTTGGACCTAAAGAACCAGAAAAGGTATCAAAACAAATTGCAGAAAAAACAAATGCTAGCTGTGCTATAGTAGATGTAAATGATCTAGGTTTTGTAGACGTATTAGGAGCCTCTTCTGGTTTAGATAAAGATAAATTAGAAGAGTTACTAAAAACAAACCCTTTTGGTAATGATGATCAAAATACACCTATAACCATTATTAAAAACTACTTTAGTCACTAA
- a CDS encoding NYN domain-containing protein, translating into MKNYRQSLNIFIDGGFLEKVFSKLGEPKIDYLRLYSWISRQVMVPRLRTYYYHCLPYQGNPPTVEEKDRFSKKQRFFNKISSLPRSEVRLGSLAYRGRSEEKQPIFEQKKVDVLMALDIARSAFEQQISHIALISSDSDFVPAIQMAKDKGIIVYLLYSHEIKPHHDLVEACDEIIYLTMDDIQEMELK; encoded by the coding sequence TTGAAAAATTATCGCCAAAGCCTAAATATTTTTATAGATGGTGGTTTTTTAGAAAAAGTTTTCTCAAAATTAGGCGAACCCAAAATAGATTATTTAAGACTCTATAGCTGGATAAGTAGACAAGTTATGGTTCCTAGATTGCGTACATATTATTATCACTGTCTTCCATATCAAGGTAATCCCCCAACAGTTGAAGAAAAAGATCGTTTTAGTAAAAAACAACGTTTTTTCAATAAAATAAGTAGTTTACCTAGATCAGAAGTAAGATTAGGTAGCCTTGCATATCGGGGGCGTAGTGAAGAAAAACAGCCAATCTTTGAACAAAAGAAAGTAGATGTGTTAATGGCATTAGATATTGCACGTTCTGCTTTTGAACAACAGATAAGCCATATTGCTTTGATTTCTAGTGACAGTGATTTTGTCCCAGCTATTCAAATGGCTAAAGATAAGGGTATTATAGTTTACCTTTTATATAGTCATGAGATCAAACCTCATCATGACTTAGTAGAAGCCTGTGATGAGATTATATACCTAACTATGGATGATATTCAAGAAATGGAATTAAAATAA
- a CDS encoding amidohydrolase — MFIIKNANILTMTGKNREGEDILVKDGKIAEIGPNLTTPQGTKEIDASGKTVMPGMIDPHTHLGVFEEGNAFEGDDVNELTGPITPELRALDAINPFDVGLRDARTKGITSVITGPGSGNVIGGQSYAIKTKGEIADEMLMKEEPVGLKAAFGENPKRIYSSQKKSPSTRMATASLMRKAFFEAKEYQRKLEEADDDKSVDLDFKKEVLRKALNNELTVRAHAHRADDIMTAIRISKEFGFTLSIEHCTEGHKVAKQLKEHDIPAVVGPSMTARSKVELQERSFETPKALYDEGVKFAITTDHPVIPIYTLPICAALAVKEGLPKEEALKAITINAAEIAGIDDKVGTLEEGKDADILVFDGDPLSVESNLDYIFISGEEVTS; from the coding sequence ATGTTTATTATCAAAAATGCTAATATACTTACCATGACAGGTAAAAACCGAGAAGGTGAAGACATCTTAGTAAAGGACGGGAAGATAGCAGAAATCGGTCCTAATTTAACGACTCCTCAAGGGACAAAAGAAATTGATGCTTCTGGGAAAACTGTTATGCCCGGAATGATTGATCCACATACTCATCTAGGAGTTTTCGAAGAAGGTAATGCCTTTGAAGGAGATGATGTTAACGAACTAACTGGTCCTATTACACCTGAATTAAGAGCACTTGATGCAATTAATCCCTTTGATGTAGGACTTAGAGATGCTAGGACTAAAGGTATTACTTCAGTGATTACAGGTCCAGGAAGTGGAAATGTTATAGGTGGCCAATCTTATGCCATTAAAACTAAAGGCGAAATTGCTGATGAAATGCTTATGAAAGAAGAACCTGTTGGTCTTAAAGCAGCTTTTGGAGAAAATCCGAAACGAATATATAGCTCACAAAAGAAAAGTCCATCAACTAGAATGGCTACTGCCTCTCTAATGAGAAAAGCATTCTTTGAAGCAAAAGAATATCAAAGAAAACTAGAAGAAGCTGATGATGATAAATCTGTAGATTTAGACTTCAAAAAAGAAGTTCTTCGAAAAGCATTAAATAATGAATTAACAGTAAGGGCTCATGCTCATAGAGCAGATGATATTATGACCGCAATTAGAATTTCTAAAGAGTTTGGATTCACCCTTTCAATAGAACATTGTACTGAAGGTCATAAAGTTGCAAAACAATTAAAAGAGCATGATATTCCTGCAGTAGTTGGACCTAGTATGACTGCTAGATCTAAAGTAGAATTACAGGAACGCTCATTTGAGACACCTAAGGCATTATATGACGAAGGAGTTAAGTTTGCTATCACTACTGACCATCCTGTCATCCCTATCTATACCCTTCCAATCTGTGCTGCTTTAGCTGTTAAAGAAGGGCTTCCAAAAGAAGAAGCTTTAAAAGCTATAACTATTAATGCAGCAGAAATTGCAGGTATTGATGATAAAGTAGGTACTTTAGAAGAAGGAAAAGATGCCGATATTCTAGTATTTGACGGAGACCCACTAAGTGTAGAATCTAATTTAGACTATATCTTTATTTCCGGTGAAGAGGTTACTTCCTAA
- a CDS encoding RNA-guided endonuclease InsQ/TnpB family protein — translation MEQTVKIKLVPTKNQEKHLTNISKEYIKTINALVSKMVQEEQALKLSSKDVQASMPSAVKNQSIREAKSVYRRSKKIKRVPVLKKPVCIWNNQNYRIKENTIEFPVYINGKSKRIAVKAILTEYQQNLLKNKLGTLRITKKSNKWIAQVCVTVPEPKPKETDTVMGVDLGLKAPAVSVTSTGKTKFIGNGRKNKYIRRKYKLKRSELGQAKKLNAIKTLNDKEQRWMKDQDHKISRKVVDFAIENQVSVIRLEKLSNIRNTARTSRKNEKNLHTWSFHRLALFIEYKAKLRGIAVEYVDPKYTSQTCPICRNRNHVKDRNYQCSCGFKTHRDRVAGMNIIHAPVIDGVA, via the coding sequence ATGGAGCAAACAGTAAAAATAAAACTAGTGCCGACTAAAAACCAAGAAAAACATCTGACCAATATTTCAAAAGAATATATTAAAACTATCAATGCTTTGGTATCTAAAATGGTACAAGAAGAACAAGCATTAAAGCTGTCGTCAAAAGATGTTCAAGCATCTATGCCAAGTGCAGTAAAAAATCAATCTATTCGTGAAGCAAAAAGTGTCTACCGCAGATCCAAGAAGATAAAAAGAGTACCAGTCTTAAAAAAGCCCGTCTGCATATGGAACAACCAAAACTATAGGATAAAAGAAAACACAATTGAATTTCCAGTGTACATCAATGGTAAATCAAAACGAATTGCAGTAAAAGCTATTTTAACAGAGTACCAACAGAATCTATTAAAAAACAAATTAGGGACACTTCGCATCACGAAAAAATCAAATAAATGGATCGCCCAAGTATGTGTAACAGTACCAGAACCCAAACCTAAAGAGACTGATACAGTAATGGGAGTAGATCTAGGATTGAAGGCTCCAGCTGTTTCGGTAACAAGTACCGGAAAAACAAAATTCATAGGAAACGGAAGAAAAAACAAGTATATTCGCAGAAAATATAAGTTAAAACGTTCTGAACTAGGTCAAGCCAAGAAATTAAATGCCATCAAAACCTTAAATGACAAAGAACAAAGATGGATGAAAGACCAAGATCATAAAATTAGCCGTAAAGTGGTTGATTTTGCAATAGAAAACCAAGTTTCGGTCATTCGCTTAGAAAAACTGTCAAATATCCGAAACACGGCAAGAACAAGCCGTAAAAACGAAAAGAACCTACATACATGGTCATTCCACCGGTTAGCATTATTTATTGAGTACAAAGCAAAACTAAGAGGTATAGCAGTAGAATATGTAGATCCAAAATATACGAGTCAAACTTGTCCCATATGTAGAAATCGCAACCATGTAAAAGACAGAAACTATCAATGCTCATGTGGTTTTAAAACCCACCGAGATCGGGTAGCAGGAATGAACATCATCCATGCACCTGTGATAGATGGAGTAGCGTAA
- a CDS encoding QueT transporter family protein encodes MKSRDLIRIALIAAIYVALTLLFAPISFGVVQIRISEALTVLPYLFKTAIPGLTIGVFIANIFGGLGLIDVVFGSAATFLAAVLTRKMPSPFLAPIPPIIVNALIVGGYLSVLLDWPILMGMMQVGVGQLLACYLLGVPVLLGITRISANNEYLSD; translated from the coding sequence ATGAAAAGTCGAGATTTAATAAGAATTGCGCTTATTGCAGCAATTTATGTGGCCCTTACGTTATTATTTGCTCCTATTTCATTTGGTGTAGTGCAAATAAGAATTTCTGAAGCACTAACAGTACTACCTTATTTATTTAAAACAGCAATACCTGGCTTAACTATCGGAGTATTTATAGCAAACATATTCGGTGGTTTAGGTCTAATTGATGTAGTATTTGGTAGTGCAGCTACTTTTTTAGCAGCAGTGCTAACTCGGAAAATGCCTTCTCCATTTTTAGCTCCTATCCCACCAATTATTGTTAATGCTTTAATTGTAGGCGGGTATCTAAGTGTATTATTAGATTGGCCAATTCTCATGGGGATGATGCAAGTAGGTGTAGGTCAATTATTAGCTTGTTATTTACTTGGAGTACCAGTACTATTAGGTATTACACGTATTTCAGCTAATAACGAATATCTTAGTGACTAA